A window of Adhaeribacter arboris genomic DNA:
AAATTTCCTTGTATACCAATACTAATTTTACCGGCACCTGCTTTAAAGTGTGCTGAATAAGCTAACGAGGCACTACTGGATTCTGTTGCCCCCAATCGATCATTAGTAGCATAAAGTCCTATTCCACCGCCTAAAAACCGAACCGGAAGAGAAATAGAAACTAACCCAGTTTTAGGCGCTCCACCTCCATCAAAGCTCGCTTGATATCCGGCCCATTGGTAACGGTAAAGCATATTTATTTCTGTTTTATCTGTAATGCCGGCATAAGCAGGGCTCAGATACATCCCATTAAAGCTGTAATGACTAAATTGGGGTTGTTGCTGCGCAAAAGCACCTATGCGAACAGTAAATAAAATTATTAAAACGTAGAAATATTTCCTCATAGTACGGTTTACAGATAAATCAGGTATACAGGATACCGTTTGAAATTACAGCATCCAACCAAAAATAGATAAAAATATAATGCAAAAACAAAGCAACACAAAATCATAACGATTTTTTGCTCGCTTCTTATATTTTCAACTGTACGTTTTTTTACTAAAGAAAGGCTATTTTTTACCGGCTTGTTTTTGAATGTATAATTCAATCGCTCCCGTCATAGAAGGAGCATTAGGCATAGGAGCAACAATATCTAGTTCTAGATTAGCATCCAGAACAGCCTGCGCTGTGGTGGGACCAAAGGCAGCAATGCGAGTGTTATTTTGCTTAAAATCCGGGAAGTTAATAAATAAGGAGCTAATTCCGGATGGACTAAAAAAGGCAATACAATCGTATTTCACTTCGGCCAAATCAGATAAATCGGCCGGAACGGTTTTATAAATAACTGCCTCAGTAAAATTAAAATTATTAGCCCGCATAAACTCCGGGATATCATCTTTGCGGATATTAGAGCAAGGATATAGGAATTTCTCGTTTTTATGCTTTTTAATAACCTCAAATAAATCAGAAGCCGTTTTTTCGCCGGTAAATAATTTCCGTTTACGGAGAACTATATATTTCTGCAAATAATAAGCGGTTTGCTCAGAAATACAGAAGTACTTCATTTCGGCGGGCATTTCAATTTTACTCTCCGCACAAATCCGAAAGAAATGGTCAACGGCGTTGCGACTAGTAAAAATAATAGCAGTATGCTCGAGAATATTAACTTTATCTTTGCGGAATTCTTTATAAGGTACCGGTTCTACTTGAATGAATTCGCGGAAGTCAACCTTAATACCATATTTTTGGGCTAATGTTAAATATGGTGAATTATCGTTGGTTGGTTTCGGCTGGGTAACTAAAATACTTTTAATTTTGATGGAATGTTTATCAGTACCCGGCTTTTCTGTACTCTCGGCCATAAATTACTCCTATTAAGCTAATATATTTTAAGGTAGTTTGTAGTAAAAACAGCTTATTAATAGGTAAAAACAATCAACTTAATAAGTATAATAAGCGGTATCACTTCAGTGGCGCAAATGTACGAAAACAAATGAAGATTACGAAGAGAGACTTTTTTATTTAGCGTGTAAAATATTCTTAAAACCGTAAATACCAGAATACTGGCCACCGCTATATTCGAAACTAGTAACACGGCCTTTGAATTAACTGTATTAAGCCCTAAGTAGAGCAACATTATCACCGGAAAAAATAAACCCATAAACAATATGGTACGCAGAAACTCCCGGTATTGCGTTAATACCAATGACTTTAAGCCAAATATTACTCCCATCACCCGCAGAAATATATACTTCAACAAAATAAAAATGAAAATCAAAAAAGTATAGAAGAAAATCTTAGAGGTAATATCCGCTTCAGAAACTAAAAACAAGCGATTAAATATCACATTATTTTGCACATTAGTATGGATAGCAACAATTACTAGGGCAAAAGACAAGGAAAAAGAAAGCACAAATAAAATGCTCGACCAACTACTAATTGGTTTAGCCAGAAAGCCTTCATCCAGAGCTGTTCGACGTAAAAAAGTATTTAACCGGAATATACTGTAAAAATCGGCGGTGTAATTGGTGCGCAGGCTACCGTAAATAAAGCCTATTAAGAGCAAAAAAATAATAAACACGTTTTGATTAGGCAGGTTTTTCGGTTTGATCGCTAATCCGGCACTTACAGGCTTTATATCAATTTGAATGTTGGAAGCTTCTTCCGGGGTGAGTACAGCATTCCGAAACGTTTGGTAATTTAACAATCCTAGTGGATGCCAGATGCACAATAGATAACGATGCTGAGTATCCGGATTCGCTATTAATTTAGCTAAATCCAACTCGTAACTGGCAACCGAATCGGCGGTAAATATTAGCTGATTATCCACAAATACACATAAATCCTGGCGAGCGGTAAAAGAAACTCTGAAGGGTTGGCCCGGCCGAATGCTTATCCATTGGTATAAGGCATTGACGGGTCCGTGGTAATCGGGTAAATAAAGGGTAAGACGATTTTGATTGGGTTTAAAAACCAGCCAGTCGGAAGTTAACTGATTTTTGTTTTTCAGGTTAATACTTCGTCCATCCTGCGCAAGTAAATTGCCAGGCTGCAGGAACATCCACAATACTAACCCGCTAATAAAAGCCTGATGTAATCCGTTAAGCTGAAATACGAGCCGGGCTTTTAGTTTTATATACACCTAAAATAAAACTTAACAGAACCGAAAAAAATACCAGCGAGCTTAACAGGTACAAGTTACCCATCTCATCGAGCAGGACAACGTAACCGATAACTGCAAGGTTAATGAAACCTAAAATAAGTACCGTATTTATTTGCCGAAATCCCATGGCCAATAACCGGTGGTGAATATGATTTTTATCGGGCGAAAACGGCGATATCCCTTTTGAGATCCGAATAATGAAAACGCGTACTGTATCAAACAAAGGCACAAACAAAATACCCAAGGTAATGGCCGGCGATGAATTTACGACTCGCATTTCAATGAATTGAATGGCAAGTACAGATATAATAAACCCACAAAGCAGAGAACCAGTATCGCCCATAAAAATGGTTGCCTTATGAAAATT
This region includes:
- a CDS encoding DUF4271 domain-containing protein, with protein sequence MYIKLKARLVFQLNGLHQAFISGLVLWMFLQPGNLLAQDGRSINLKNKNQLTSDWLVFKPNQNRLTLYLPDYHGPVNALYQWISIRPGQPFRVSFTARQDLCVFVDNQLIFTADSVASYELDLAKLIANPDTQHRYLLCIWHPLGLLNYQTFRNAVLTPEEASNIQIDIKPVSAGLAIKPKNLPNQNVFIIFLLLIGFIYGSLRTNYTADFYSIFRLNTFLRRTALDEGFLAKPISSWSSILFVLSFSLSFALVIVAIHTNVQNNVIFNRLFLVSEADITSKIFFYTFLIFIFILLKYIFLRVMGVIFGLKSLVLTQYREFLRTILFMGLFFPVIMLLYLGLNTVNSKAVLLVSNIAVASILVFTVLRIFYTLNKKVSLRNLHLFSYICATEVIPLIILIKLIVFTY
- a CDS encoding uroporphyrinogen-III synthase; the protein is MAESTEKPGTDKHSIKIKSILVTQPKPTNDNSPYLTLAQKYGIKVDFREFIQVEPVPYKEFRKDKVNILEHTAIIFTSRNAVDHFFRICAESKIEMPAEMKYFCISEQTAYYLQKYIVLRKRKLFTGEKTASDLFEVIKKHKNEKFLYPCSNIRKDDIPEFMRANNFNFTEAVIYKTVPADLSDLAEVKYDCIAFFSPSGISSLFINFPDFKQNNTRIAAFGPTTAQAVLDANLELDIVAPMPNAPSMTGAIELYIQKQAGKK